A stretch of Fundicoccus culcitae DNA encodes these proteins:
- the fabV gene encoding enoyl-ACP reductase FabV, giving the protein MKFEHKLRGNVSFGVNPIGCKQEVLNQINYVKEQGAYDGPKKVLIIGASSSYGLATRISLAFGAKADTIGVSFEKGPKSEKNLGTAGWYNNIYFKQFAEAEGLVAKNFVGDAFSHESKAEVIEYIKNEFGGKVDLVVYSLASGVRVDPDTGVRYNSVIKSINQTVVGPHIDISKHEFQEHTLEPATEEEIANTVKVMGGEDWQFWMEDLKEAGVLADGVLTVNYSYLGSDLNRPYYGGGTLGRAKADCEVKAANINASLADINGKATIVVATAVTTKASSVIPFFPVYCLGLYRVMEDNGTHETPIMHQDRIYRTMLYGNAPEYDDEGRLRPDNWELDPEVQAATEALIMTIDADNFDSDKTGYAVFMKEFNNLSGFDVDNYVDEEVTLEELMALEY; this is encoded by the coding sequence ATGAAATTCGAGCATAAGTTAAGAGGGAATGTCTCGTTTGGCGTCAATCCAATTGGATGTAAACAGGAAGTTTTAAATCAAATCAATTATGTGAAAGAACAAGGCGCCTATGATGGACCTAAGAAGGTGCTGATTATTGGTGCGTCATCTAGTTATGGTTTAGCTACGCGGATTTCATTGGCTTTCGGGGCTAAAGCAGATACCATTGGTGTTTCATTTGAAAAAGGTCCTAAATCGGAGAAGAATTTAGGAACGGCTGGTTGGTATAATAATATCTACTTTAAACAGTTTGCAGAAGCAGAAGGTTTGGTAGCGAAGAACTTTGTTGGTGATGCTTTTAGTCATGAGAGCAAGGCTGAAGTCATTGAGTATATTAAAAATGAGTTTGGTGGCAAAGTTGATTTGGTTGTTTATAGTCTAGCTTCTGGCGTCCGTGTTGATCCGGATACTGGCGTGCGTTACAATTCGGTAATTAAGTCGATTAATCAAACGGTTGTTGGGCCGCATATCGATATTTCTAAACATGAATTCCAAGAGCACACTTTGGAGCCTGCAACGGAAGAAGAGATTGCTAATACGGTTAAGGTGATGGGCGGCGAAGATTGGCAATTCTGGATGGAAGATTTAAAAGAAGCCGGCGTTTTGGCGGATGGTGTTTTGACGGTGAATTATTCTTATTTAGGGTCTGACTTGAATCGTCCATATTATGGTGGCGGAACCCTTGGTCGTGCCAAAGCTGACTGTGAAGTGAAAGCCGCTAATATTAATGCGTCGTTGGCTGATATCAATGGTAAAGCGACAATTGTGGTTGCGACGGCGGTGACGACTAAAGCAAGTTCTGTAATTCCGTTCTTCCCTGTTTACTGTTTAGGCTTGTATCGGGTGATGGAAGATAACGGGACGCATGAGACACCCATTATGCATCAAGACCGTATTTACCGAACGATGTTGTACGGGAATGCACCGGAGTATGATGATGAAGGGCGTTTACGTCCGGATAATTGGGAGTTAGATCCTGAGGTGCAAGCAGCCACTGAAGCGCTGATTATGACCATCGATGCGGATAATTTTGATTCTGACAAGACGGGTTATGCGGTCTTTATGAAAGAGTTTAATAATTTGAGTGGCTTTGATGTGGATAATTATGTGGATGAGGAAGTCACTTTGGAAGAATTGATGGCGTTGGAGTATTAA
- a CDS encoding phosphatase PAP2 family protein — MQSKTIKKISLSLTIFILMVLLYFFAQDWLQTMDVAVSETVRQWRQPMLDRFFLTITILANSNFVTYAVIVIVLVIAIYFKQWLRAIIYGLAIAFGNLTVNPQIKNWVHRERPDMNFRMVHEASYSFPSGHAFASAMIYPLIADFLIRNTPLNTYPRTVYTVTTVLVLLISFSRIYLGMHYLSDVIAGMSLGYTFYLLTRDLTDKVLDD; from the coding sequence ATGCAATCAAAAACCATCAAGAAAATATCTCTGTCACTCACCATTTTTATACTTATGGTCCTACTCTACTTCTTCGCTCAAGACTGGCTACAAACCATGGATGTCGCTGTGTCAGAAACCGTCCGCCAGTGGCGTCAGCCCATGCTTGACCGCTTTTTCTTAACCATCACCATCTTAGCCAACAGTAATTTTGTCACATACGCCGTTATTGTCATCGTCCTTGTGATCGCCATTTACTTTAAACAGTGGCTGCGCGCCATCATCTACGGCCTAGCCATCGCCTTTGGAAATTTAACAGTCAATCCGCAAATCAAAAACTGGGTCCACCGCGAACGGCCTGACATGAACTTTCGCATGGTCCACGAGGCGTCCTACTCTTTCCCAAGCGGCCACGCCTTCGCCTCTGCCATGATTTATCCCTTAATCGCCGACTTTTTAATTCGAAACACGCCTTTGAATACATATCCCAGAACCGTCTATACCGTAACGACCGTCCTAGTCTTACTCATTTCCTTTAGCCGCATCTACTTAGGAATGCATTATTTATCGGATGTTATCGCTGGCATGTCACTCGGTTATACCTTCTACTTATTAACCCGCGACTTAACAGATAAGGTTCTTGATGATTAA
- a CDS encoding flavodoxin domain-containing protein produces MKPIVVYQSKMGSSKQYAEWIAEAISCPVIERSQLKEVDWQSSDLIIYVAGIYVGKILGFKELLKQLGDLSQKRLVLCMVGMTDLKRKDEFQKFFEQNVPEDLQKKVRSFNLRGNIIYSKLGFLDRTLLQMPKMQFKNKTLEEAGLDNYFIEHFGEDVYYIEKNAINKVVDYYNDLEMRAKGI; encoded by the coding sequence ATGAAACCGATTGTTGTTTATCAGTCAAAAATGGGTAGTAGCAAACAGTATGCGGAATGGATTGCGGAAGCGATTAGCTGCCCGGTGATCGAGCGGAGTCAGTTGAAGGAAGTGGATTGGCAAAGTAGTGACCTGATCATTTATGTTGCTGGTATTTATGTGGGGAAAATTCTTGGGTTTAAAGAGCTCTTGAAGCAATTGGGGGATTTGAGTCAAAAGCGGTTGGTTTTATGCATGGTTGGCATGACGGACTTGAAGCGGAAGGATGAGTTTCAAAAATTCTTTGAGCAAAATGTGCCTGAGGATTTGCAGAAAAAAGTGCGTTCGTTTAATTTGCGTGGGAATATTATATATTCAAAATTGGGGTTTTTAGACCGGACCTTATTACAAATGCCGAAGATGCAATTCAAAAATAAGACGCTGGAAGAAGCTGGGCTGGACAATTATTTTATCGAGCATTTTGGTGAAGATGTCTATTATATTGAGAAAAATGCGATTAATAAAGTTGTCGATTATTACAATGATTTGGAAATGCGTGCGAAGGGGATTTAG
- a CDS encoding GntR family transcriptional regulator, which produces MKIAIDLASGTPIYQQIRDQIILGVGSGELKYGENLPSARQLAEDLGINSMTVNKAYQTLKQEGVIVVDRRVGTKVRENPEQMIEAEYIQRLEIMLAEGLAKTNDQQQFQHIVKELLDKLLEGR; this is translated from the coding sequence ATGAAAATAGCGATTGATTTAGCGTCGGGAACGCCGATTTATCAGCAAATTCGTGACCAAATCATACTTGGTGTTGGGAGTGGCGAATTGAAGTATGGAGAGAATTTGCCAAGTGCACGTCAATTGGCGGAGGACTTGGGGATTAATTCGATGACGGTGAACAAGGCGTATCAAACGTTGAAACAAGAAGGGGTCATTGTGGTTGACCGCCGGGTTGGGACCAAGGTGCGCGAGAATCCTGAACAGATGATTGAAGCGGAGTATATTCAACGGTTGGAAATTATGTTAGCAGAAGGGTTGGCAAAAACGAACGACCAACAACAGTTTCAACACATTGTAAAAGAATTATTAGATAAACTGCTGGAAGGGAGGTAG
- a CDS encoding DUF5808 domain-containing protein, which yields MMGIFFIGLIVILTLMIIGGSQYQNFQLVGVVLAPDHAASPAVSDLQKRFRKEQIGIAVVFILLFLLTQTTIFQGQRDFWQLILLFVYLVVAFLPMYQLHRKLTKLKQEKGWMYQSNKRLADLSVTREKGKAAPANYWVWLIWLLSWLPLGMVAIGGQGWEAWLPALVIPIVLIVLPLTYPATIRSRTPFISEDSDVAKHYMRHFERIHGIGYIALTLSVSLFFIGIMALMLWNPQSLLVIPLTLVFLVVITAIMLITFSRSRALLKEIADIQDWQMTDSQSKFVWGFYYNSEDSRLFVPKQFTGMGTTINAAHPAGKIILVVTGILIVALIIWVLVLTLATFQINITADTLAVDVPMYSIEVPLADIEAIELVEGPLEGVRTNGYGGQDKAYGYFTMEDYGSTRWYVYPDNDWYIELLLADTYDPQWLIYNEQTFEETEAVYQQLLDAWEAQ from the coding sequence ATGATGGGGATCTTTTTTATTGGTTTAATTGTGATTTTGACTTTGATGATTATTGGCGGAAGTCAGTACCAAAATTTTCAACTGGTTGGCGTTGTTTTGGCGCCTGATCATGCTGCCAGTCCAGCGGTTAGCGATTTGCAGAAACGCTTTAGGAAGGAACAAATCGGGATTGCGGTTGTGTTTATTCTCTTATTTCTGCTTACACAAACCACGATTTTCCAAGGACAACGCGATTTTTGGCAATTGATTTTGCTGTTTGTCTATTTAGTTGTGGCTTTTCTGCCTATGTATCAATTGCATCGAAAATTAACAAAGCTGAAACAAGAAAAAGGCTGGATGTATCAAAGTAATAAACGGCTCGCGGATCTGAGTGTGACCCGTGAAAAAGGGAAAGCCGCCCCAGCAAACTATTGGGTTTGGCTGATTTGGCTATTGAGTTGGCTACCTTTAGGGATGGTCGCCATTGGCGGGCAAGGTTGGGAAGCCTGGCTACCGGCTCTCGTTATTCCTATCGTTTTAATCGTCCTACCACTGACTTATCCGGCCACTATCCGCAGCCGAACGCCATTTATATCGGAAGATAGTGACGTCGCCAAACACTATATGCGACATTTTGAACGCATTCACGGAATCGGCTATATCGCATTGACTTTGAGCGTTAGCCTGTTTTTCATCGGAATTATGGCATTGATGCTTTGGAATCCGCAGTCGCTCTTGGTCATTCCACTTACGCTCGTTTTTCTTGTGGTGATAACGGCGATCATGCTTATCACCTTCAGCCGCAGCCGCGCACTCCTTAAAGAAATCGCGGACATTCAAGACTGGCAAATGACTGACAGCCAAAGCAAATTCGTTTGGGGCTTTTACTATAACTCTGAGGACTCGCGCCTCTTCGTCCCCAAACAATTCACCGGCATGGGCACCACCATCAACGCCGCCCACCCAGCTGGAAAAATCATCCTAGTCGTGACAGGCATATTGATTGTGGCTTTAATCATTTGGGTTTTGGTTCTCACTTTAGCAACCTTCCAAATAAATATCACTGCCGATACCCTAGCGGTGGATGTGCCCATGTACAGCATTGAGGTGCCGCTGGCGGATATTGAAGCAATTGAACTGGTTGAAGGTCCTCTGGAAGGCGTTCGCACCAATGGTTATGGCGGGCAAGATAAGGCCTATGGCTATTTTACCATGGAGGATTACGGTTCAACCCGCTGGTATGTTTATCCAGATAATGATTGGTATATTGAGTTGTTACTGGCCGATACCTACGACCCACAATGGTTGATTTATAATGAACAAACCTTTGAAGAAACCGAAGCAGTTTACCAGCAGTTGCTGGATGCCTGGGAAGCACAATAG
- a CDS encoding aromatic acid exporter family protein, with amino-acid sequence MEVRNKTIKMVVAVVAAIYLAQFIGLENPMSTGIITILTLLDTRKASREISKMYLLGLVLAFIIATIIFLLFGFEVWAFGLYLLLFVPIAYRLKVSASIAPVSVLVTHFYIAESLAWTWHLNGILIMLLGSGAAMLANLWMPNQLPELQTKLVEVEDYFRQVLSLIHNRLLQKDMDAAEIKRALEAVETSIGKLRTLAMADYDNQLVNKDDYYIQYTAMRSRQLSILTRIVDSLQSLNLKTEQNQQLAQLFQLTAEEFDQSNSGIDLLAIIGDLYAFYRSSNLPATRQKFENRAILYHILTEFERFLEIKSNFYTQTSQ; translated from the coding sequence ATGGAAGTAAGAAATAAGACCATCAAAATGGTGGTGGCGGTCGTCGCAGCAATTTACCTGGCGCAATTCATCGGATTGGAGAATCCGATGTCGACGGGAATTATCACGATTTTGACTTTATTAGACACGCGCAAGGCTTCGCGGGAGATTTCAAAAATGTATTTGCTGGGCTTGGTGTTGGCGTTTATAATTGCAACGATTATCTTTTTGTTGTTCGGCTTTGAAGTTTGGGCTTTCGGCTTGTATTTGTTGTTGTTCGTGCCGATTGCTTACCGGCTGAAGGTGTCGGCGTCCATCGCGCCGGTCTCCGTTTTAGTGACCCACTTCTACATCGCCGAAAGCCTGGCGTGGACCTGGCATCTAAATGGCATCTTAATCATGCTGCTTGGATCGGGCGCTGCCATGTTGGCCAATTTGTGGATGCCCAATCAATTGCCGGAATTGCAGACGAAATTGGTGGAAGTCGAAGATTATTTCAGGCAAGTTTTATCCTTAATCCACAACCGTTTGTTGCAAAAAGACATGGACGCGGCTGAAATTAAGCGTGCCCTGGAAGCCGTTGAAACTAGCATTGGAAAGCTGCGCACCTTGGCGATGGCCGACTACGATAATCAGCTCGTGAACAAAGACGATTATTACATCCAATACACCGCCATGCGTTCCCGCCAATTGAGCATCCTTACGCGCATCGTGGACTCCTTGCAATCATTGAATTTGAAAACCGAACAAAACCAACAATTGGCACAACTATTTCAATTAACCGCCGAAGAATTCGACCAAAGCAACAGCGGCATAGACCTCTTAGCCATCATCGGCGACCTCTACGCCTTCTACCGCAGCTCAAACCTGCCCGCCACCCGCCAAAAATTCGAAAACCGCGCCATCCTTTACCACATCCTCACCGAATTCGAACGCTTCCTCGAAATCAAATCCAACTTCTACACCCAAACCTCCCAATAA
- the ftsH gene encoding ATP-dependent zinc metalloprotease FtsH — protein MSNFEERDNQNERKPLIYYWGLVMLGLFLLNIFIVPWAGSRQVQEVDYNTFVTMLGEGQVTAVEVQEQDNQIVFAGENGVYKTGMVEDPMLTERLLNADVEFSGQIIEQASPLVAFLVSWVLPMLLMYLFWRFISKRMTERMGGGEGSNAMSFGMTKSNAKVYVQSTEGISFDDVAGQDEAKESLSEIVDYMHNPDKYQSVGAKMPTGVLLVGPPGTGKTMLARAVAGEANVPFFSISGSEFVEMFAGAGAARVRDLFKQAKEKAPCIVFIDEIDAVGKKRSNQAIGNDEREQTLNQLLTEMDGFEGNTGVMILAATNQPEALDNALLRPGRFDRQVRVELPDLIGREEILKVHAKNIQHESNVDFNKIARMASGASGAELANIVNEAALRAVREGRQKANQEDFQESIEVVIAGAEKKNAILSDKEKMIVSYHEVGHALVAALQTHSAPVEKITIIPRTSGALGYTMQVSEGNDNLLSKEQLMDKLAVYAGGRAAEEVVFGSVTTGASNDIEQMTKIARAMITQYGMDNDIGMVTFEQNQSQYLSNGTNSSASPEMQSKIDRAIVELIQERYDYAKQLLTDNRTLLDSLSQHLYETETITGAEFMEILEKENKEDIVDETPVTT, from the coding sequence ATGTCAAATTTTGAAGAACGTGATAATCAAAATGAAAGAAAACCCCTAATCTACTACTGGGGCCTTGTTATGTTAGGTTTATTTTTACTTAATATTTTCATTGTTCCTTGGGCAGGGTCACGCCAAGTACAAGAGGTAGATTATAACACCTTTGTGACCATGCTAGGTGAAGGTCAAGTGACCGCCGTCGAGGTCCAAGAACAAGATAACCAAATTGTTTTTGCTGGTGAAAACGGTGTATACAAAACTGGGATGGTTGAAGACCCAATGTTAACCGAACGTTTGCTGAATGCAGATGTGGAGTTTAGCGGTCAAATCATAGAACAAGCTTCCCCTCTCGTCGCTTTTCTCGTTTCCTGGGTCCTACCGATGCTCTTAATGTATCTCTTCTGGCGATTTATTAGTAAGCGAATGACCGAACGGATGGGTGGAGGAGAAGGATCCAATGCCATGAGTTTTGGTATGACTAAATCTAACGCCAAAGTATATGTTCAATCGACCGAAGGTATTTCCTTTGATGACGTCGCTGGTCAAGATGAAGCCAAAGAAAGTTTAAGCGAAATCGTTGACTACATGCATAACCCAGATAAATACCAATCTGTTGGAGCAAAAATGCCAACTGGTGTTTTATTAGTTGGACCTCCAGGGACAGGTAAAACCATGTTAGCCCGTGCCGTTGCCGGTGAAGCCAATGTGCCTTTCTTTTCCATCTCAGGTTCAGAATTCGTCGAAATGTTTGCTGGTGCTGGAGCCGCTCGTGTCCGTGATTTATTTAAACAAGCCAAAGAAAAAGCCCCTTGTATCGTCTTCATCGATGAAATTGATGCCGTTGGGAAAAAACGGAGCAACCAAGCCATTGGTAACGACGAACGTGAACAAACATTAAACCAATTATTAACTGAAATGGATGGATTCGAAGGCAACACGGGTGTGATGATCTTAGCTGCAACTAACCAACCAGAAGCCCTAGATAACGCCTTGCTACGTCCAGGACGTTTCGACCGTCAAGTCCGTGTTGAATTACCAGACTTAATTGGACGTGAAGAAATCTTAAAAGTTCATGCTAAAAATATCCAACACGAATCCAACGTTGACTTCAACAAAATCGCCCGTATGGCCAGTGGTGCTTCAGGTGCTGAATTAGCTAACATCGTTAACGAAGCCGCTTTACGTGCAGTCCGCGAAGGCCGTCAAAAAGCCAACCAAGAAGATTTCCAAGAAAGTATCGAAGTCGTTATTGCTGGTGCCGAGAAGAAAAACGCCATCTTGTCCGACAAAGAAAAAATGATCGTCTCTTATCACGAAGTCGGTCACGCCCTAGTCGCCGCCTTGCAAACCCACTCGGCTCCGGTTGAAAAAATCACGATCATTCCAAGAACATCCGGTGCACTTGGCTACACCATGCAAGTCTCCGAGGGCAATGACAACTTACTATCGAAAGAACAATTAATGGACAAACTAGCCGTCTACGCTGGTGGCCGTGCCGCTGAAGAAGTCGTCTTCGGATCCGTCACAACTGGCGCCTCCAACGATATCGAGCAAATGACAAAAATCGCCCGCGCCATGATTACTCAATACGGGATGGACAATGACATCGGTATGGTCACTTTCGAGCAAAACCAAAGCCAATACCTAAGCAATGGCACCAACTCGAGCGCGTCACCTGAAATGCAATCGAAAATTGATAGAGCCATCGTAGAACTCATCCAAGAACGCTACGATTACGCCAAACAATTATTGACGGACAACCGCACCCTACTCGACAGCCTGTCTCAACACCTCTATGAAACAGAAACCATCACAGGTGCTGAATTCATGGAAATCCTTGAAAAAGAAAACAAAGAAGACATCGTCGACGAAACCCCCGTAACCACCTAA
- a CDS encoding TetR/AcrR family transcriptional regulator, producing the protein MATTSTKERIAAEFYSLTYKKNIDKITVKDVVDACDISRQSFYYHFRDLPDVMEWTANEMVNQTIEDSMNKASVLESLEAFFTHFYEYRHLIKSLFESSHRIEGEQILFKAINRLIGTKLKERLADVMMPLQDYELLLDYHTFGIVGILVKSISQPNFSAHNLAVQINRMMERNQAKPSTI; encoded by the coding sequence ATGGCAACAACATCAACCAAAGAGCGGATTGCCGCTGAGTTTTATAGTTTAACGTATAAAAAGAACATCGATAAAATTACCGTGAAAGACGTGGTTGATGCCTGTGATATCTCACGTCAGTCGTTTTACTATCATTTTCGTGATTTGCCGGATGTGATGGAATGGACCGCCAATGAAATGGTCAATCAGACCATTGAAGATAGCATGAACAAAGCGTCCGTGCTTGAATCACTCGAAGCTTTTTTCACACATTTTTATGAATACCGTCATTTAATAAAAAGCTTATTTGAATCGTCCCACCGGATTGAAGGCGAACAAATTCTGTTTAAAGCCATCAATCGTCTGATCGGTACGAAATTGAAGGAGCGTTTGGCCGATGTGATGATGCCTCTGCAAGATTATGAGCTGCTGCTGGACTACCACACTTTCGGAATCGTCGGCATCTTGGTCAAATCCATCAGCCAACCCAACTTCTCAGCCCACAATTTAGCTGTTCAAATCAATCGAATGATGGAACGCAACCAAGCAAAACCTTCTACAATCTAA
- a CDS encoding SixA phosphatase family protein, giving the protein MKVVLVRHSTAQDSSEVSTDLERHLTAKGVKKFAKLMPDLVEQMTGEGIGTVEIWSSPAFRAVETAEILQETLGVEEKVIKDFIYGGSFDAFLEALGGAAEDAFVFVVGHEPILSHWTLRLTGQDVRFKKSSLVCLNVNRSDLSESTVVWEIQP; this is encoded by the coding sequence ATGAAAGTAGTTTTGGTACGCCATAGTACGGCTCAAGATAGCAGTGAAGTTAGCACTGATTTGGAGCGGCATTTGACTGCTAAAGGCGTGAAGAAGTTTGCCAAATTAATGCCGGATTTGGTCGAGCAAATGACTGGTGAAGGAATTGGGACGGTTGAGATTTGGTCGAGCCCCGCTTTTCGGGCTGTAGAAACAGCGGAGATTTTGCAAGAGACTTTGGGTGTTGAGGAGAAGGTAATTAAAGACTTCATTTACGGCGGAAGTTTTGATGCTTTTTTAGAGGCTTTAGGCGGTGCGGCTGAGGATGCGTTCGTTTTTGTTGTAGGCCATGAACCCATTTTGAGTCATTGGACACTACGCCTGACCGGCCAAGATGTTCGTTTTAAGAAGTCTAGTCTTGTATGTTTGAATGTTAACCGTAGCGATTTGAGTGAGTCGACTGTTGTTTGGGAGATTCAACCTTAG
- a CDS encoding glycerophosphodiester phosphodiesterase has product MKKALKWTALIAPAWLLAYKWPSKGERMPFFENASGRPLNIAHRGGAALAPEETLEAFLKSYLAGADMFEYDVHISKDGYLIASHDPTVDRITDGTGFINDLDLSELKSFDAGANFFDEDGQRPFMGKKVTLATVEEIFQSFPNMKAVIELKDDNRPELYEPMIQEMWRLIQAYGMEDKVCIGSFDHKINRRFKEVSQGRVAIGAGSSEATAYLVKMLLRLNGLATTDADSFQLPVKQFGLDLTQNNIIEGSRRKGKDIYYWTVNDEATMLDLIAKGVDGIMTDNPVLLEKVLNKSEEIDYESSFGTP; this is encoded by the coding sequence ATGAAAAAAGCACTGAAGTGGACGGCTTTGATTGCCCCGGCCTGGCTGTTGGCCTATAAATGGCCAAGTAAAGGGGAACGTATGCCGTTTTTCGAGAATGCGTCAGGGCGGCCATTAAACATTGCCCATCGTGGCGGAGCGGCTTTAGCGCCGGAAGAGACCTTGGAGGCTTTCTTGAAATCCTATTTGGCGGGCGCGGATATGTTTGAGTACGATGTGCACATTTCTAAAGACGGCTATTTGATTGCGAGTCACGATCCGACGGTGGACCGAATCACTGATGGGACGGGCTTTATTAATGATTTGGATCTTAGCGAGTTGAAGTCTTTTGATGCTGGAGCTAATTTTTTTGATGAAGATGGCCAGCGACCGTTTATGGGTAAAAAGGTGACGTTGGCAACGGTGGAAGAGATTTTCCAGTCATTCCCCAATATGAAGGCTGTTATTGAACTAAAAGACGACAACCGCCCGGAATTATATGAGCCGATGATTCAGGAAATGTGGCGGCTGATTCAAGCATATGGCATGGAAGACAAGGTTTGCATTGGTAGTTTTGACCACAAAATTAACCGGCGCTTCAAAGAAGTGTCGCAAGGCCGTGTGGCGATTGGCGCCGGTTCGAGTGAAGCTACGGCTTATTTGGTCAAAATGTTGCTACGTTTGAATGGCTTAGCCACAACCGATGCCGATTCTTTCCAGTTACCTGTTAAGCAATTTGGTTTAGATCTAACCCAAAACAATATCATTGAAGGAAGCCGGCGCAAAGGTAAAGATATCTATTATTGGACGGTGAATGATGAAGCAACTATGTTGGATTTGATTGCAAAAGGTGTTGATGGCATTATGACGGACAATCCAGTGTTGTTGGAGAAGGTTTTGAATAAAAGTGAGGAGATTGATTATGAAAGTAGTTTTGGTACGCCATAG
- a CDS encoding peptidase U32 family protein — protein sequence MVAANAILHNDKIAQARPFLKRMKALGADQLLVGDTGLIQIMKDPEYALPYIYDASVLVTSSSQINFWAKYGAVAAVVAREVPFVELEVLAQEITIPAWVQVYGAQCIHQSGRPLLENYAKYVGKVPTDLSERHLYLSEPDKPDTHYSIFSDSHGTHVFANNDVNLMEQLEDLHGIGLDKWYLDGLFAEGDDFVEIVGAFDKARRLIEAGEWGTEVAADLAAAVEAAHPAQRGLDTGFFLYPADKVK from the coding sequence GTGGTGGCGGCCAACGCCATTTTACACAATGACAAAATTGCCCAAGCACGGCCGTTTTTGAAGCGGATGAAAGCCTTGGGCGCGGATCAGTTGTTGGTGGGCGACACAGGCTTGATTCAAATTATGAAAGATCCCGAATATGCCTTGCCTTACATTTATGACGCGTCGGTGTTGGTGACCAGCTCTAGCCAAATTAATTTTTGGGCTAAATACGGAGCAGTGGCGGCAGTGGTGGCGCGGGAAGTGCCATTTGTGGAATTGGAAGTGCTCGCGCAAGAAATTACCATTCCAGCTTGGGTGCAAGTGTATGGGGCGCAGTGCATTCACCAAAGTGGCCGTCCATTGTTGGAAAATTATGCTAAGTATGTGGGTAAAGTGCCGACTGATTTGAGTGAGCGCCATTTGTATTTGTCGGAGCCAGATAAGCCTGACACCCATTATAGTATCTTTTCTGATAGCCATGGCACGCATGTTTTTGCTAATAATGATGTAAATTTAATGGAACAATTAGAAGATTTGCATGGGATAGGTTTGGATAAGTGGTATTTGGATGGCTTGTTTGCAGAGGGTGACGACTTTGTTGAAATCGTTGGAGCCTTTGATAAAGCTCGACGTTTGATTGAAGCTGGTGAGTGGGGGACGGAAGTGGCTGCGGATTTGGCAGCAGCGGTTGAAGCAGCCCATCCAGCGCAACGTGGATTGGATACTGGATTTTTCCTTTATCCAGCGGACAAAGTGAAGTAG